DNA from Musa acuminata AAA Group cultivar baxijiao chromosome BXJ1-5, Cavendish_Baxijiao_AAA, whole genome shotgun sequence:
AACCTTTAAAAGTTGTAATTAATTtttgaacgatatatatatatatatatatatatatatatatatatattattggaggAAACAAAGGACAATATCACAACAATAGTCTGAGGGTGCGTGCGGTGTGGGCAAGGAGGCCTATCAAAATCATGCTCTCCCATTGGTCCAACTCATCCCACCCTATCCAACTCCAATCCTTCACCTCCTTCCCATGGACCTTTTCTCTCCCACACACTCCTCCATCTGCCATCTCCattaccagcagcagcagcagcagcagtttcAGCACCAACGCCATGGCCATGTCAACACAAACCTCCCTTTTCACCCCTCCCACCACCATCCCGTTCTCCAAGCCCGCCGCCCCCCCCGCACTCCTCCCGTGGAAGCAAACCCCCGGGGCGAGGCAGCTCCGCGCCGCCAGCCTGCGGGTGTCGGCCACCGAGGAGAAGAAGACGGCGGCGCCTGAGGCTCCCGAGGCCCCTGCCGGCTTCACCCCGCCTCAGCTGGACCCCAACACCCCCTCCCCCATCTTCGGCGGCAGCACGGGAGGGCTTCTCCGCAAGGCGCAGGTGGAGGAGTTCTACGTCATCACCTGGGACTCCCCCAAGGAGCAGGTGTTCGAGATGCCCACCGGCGGCGCCGCCATCATGCGTCAGGGGCCCAACCTGCTGAAGCTGGCACGCAAGGAGCAGTGCCTGGCGCTCGGCACCCGGCTGCGCTCCAAGTACAAGATCAAGTACCAGTTCTACCGGGTGTTCCCCAACGGCGAGGTGCAGTACCTCCACCCCAAGGACGGCGTCTACCCGGAGAAGGTCAACCCCGGCCGCCAAGGCGTCGGCCAGAACATGAGGTCCATCGGCAAGAACGTCAGCCCCATCGAGGTCAAGTTCACCGGCAAGCAAGTCT
Protein-coding regions in this window:
- the LOC135673771 gene encoding photosystem I reaction center subunit II, chloroplastic-like; the encoded protein is MAMSTQTSLFTPPTTIPFSKPAAPPALLPWKQTPGARQLRAASLRVSATEEKKTAAPEAPEAPAGFTPPQLDPNTPSPIFGGSTGGLLRKAQVEEFYVITWDSPKEQVFEMPTGGAAIMRQGPNLLKLARKEQCLALGTRLRSKYKIKYQFYRVFPNGEVQYLHPKDGVYPEKVNPGRQGVGQNMRSIGKNVSPIEVKFTGKQVYDL